In Nitrososphaerota archaeon, one genomic interval encodes:
- a CDS encoding DUF91 domain-containing protein, whose protein sequence is MSGKAAYMLQPTLEEAYDLLRDALSKKRFIIAAGLCKVEYSGRASSKLGWGERVLLIKQDSSLLLHRAKGFEAVNWQPPGSIFTVNLEGGYLTIRSYRREHRETLNVVFKEFTLLAHLHLVDEAEFEMHLSEEEMYEAIASNPDLLEPGCFRILSHQRRLSTGVADFTGYDSQGRYTVIEVKRRAVDTRAVKQAYKYLSEFKEKGAAVRGIIAAPSISVEAMRLANTLGLEFKKIDLTRCRAAYLKCKEGSLLEQGGV, encoded by the coding sequence TTGAGTGGTAAAGCTGCGTATATGCTCCAACCCACTTTAGAGGAAGCATATGATCTGCTAAGGGATGCTTTGTCGAAGAAACGTTTCATCATAGCGGCTGGGTTGTGCAAGGTAGAGTATAGTGGTAGAGCTTCCTCTAAGCTGGGTTGGGGTGAGAGGGTGCTGCTGATAAAGCAGGATAGCTCGCTCCTCCTACATAGAGCGAAGGGGTTTGAGGCTGTAAACTGGCAGCCCCCGGGTAGCATATTTACAGTCAATCTAGAAGGCGGTTATCTGACTATTAGATCGTATAGACGGGAGCACCGGGAGACGCTCAACGTAGTGTTCAAAGAGTTTACGCTACTGGCACATCTGCATCTTGTGGATGAGGCTGAGTTTGAGATGCATCTTAGCGAGGAGGAGATGTATGAAGCCATCGCCTCAAACCCAGACCTCCTAGAGCCGGGCTGCTTCAGAATACTGTCCCACCAGAGGCGTTTGAGCACGGGTGTGGCTGACTTTACGGGCTACGATAGCCAAGGGCGGTATACGGTAATCGAGGTTAAGCGGAGGGCTGTTGATACGAGGGCTGTGAAACAAGCCTACAAATACCTATCAGAGTTCAAGGAGAAGGGTGCAGCGGTAAGAGGGATAATCGCCGCACCATCCATAAGTGTTGAGGCGATGAGGCTCGCGAACACACTTGGATTAGAATTTAAGAAGATTGATCTAACTAGATGTAGAGCAGCCTATCTGAAGTGCAAAGAGGGTTCTCTACTGGAGCAAGGCGGAGTTTAG
- a CDS encoding fibronectin-binding domain-containing protein, with protein sequence MELSGVELTRIVAELNEALSGYYVSNISSIDDTTWLIRLHHPSSPEKRLVISTTKGVWLTAYELPTRTPDTFVSHLRDLLVRGRFIAAEQPDVERIIKIKFLVDENERDLVAEFFGGGNLLVVDEEGRILTLLKKIEVRHRRLAQGLTYTPPPPRGKSPFADQDTLLEGLDASGLEISRYLGRELALSRKYVEEVLFRAGVEPRARSLTQEQKAKIISVISELKELILRRGKPTILLKDGRAVDASPFELTTYREGECRYTNSFMEAVDEVQTPALLEELKKREEEPLQKKIEELNRALEAQAKRRLELKEQAAKLRELATHLRRLGAEGAAEDLTTLLTTLNLEYKESRGEYLEIKGFTEPIQLPLKASPISAASALFDAAKRVEAKVRAIEEAERNLSERKAQILAEAARESELKPLKRVRVKKWFERYRWFYTSKGLLAVGGRDASSNTAILRRHTQENDLVFHADLHGSPFFVLKGGAEADEDSIKECCKAVAAYSSAWKAEISAVDVYWVKPPQVKFTGPSGTYLPKGAFLIEGEKNWVKNVKVEVSVGVSTLDDDLVVIGGPPEALKVHSLAYAVLIPEKGKVSDVAKRVKVELMKIAGRELSARIKEIPLDDFIRALPSGGGRIVSTQLGEQKQNRV encoded by the coding sequence TTGGAGCTCTCAGGCGTCGAGCTTACTAGAATAGTCGCTGAGCTTAACGAAGCACTCAGCGGCTACTATGTAAGCAACATCAGCTCCATAGACGATACGACTTGGCTCATAAGGCTACACCACCCAAGCAGCCCAGAGAAGAGGCTCGTCATCTCAACCACAAAAGGGGTTTGGCTCACAGCCTACGAGCTACCAACCAGAACACCAGACACATTCGTATCACATCTAAGAGACCTCCTAGTTAGAGGGCGCTTCATCGCCGCTGAGCAGCCTGATGTAGAAAGGATCATTAAGATCAAGTTCTTGGTCGATGAAAATGAGAGAGATCTAGTCGCAGAGTTCTTCGGAGGCGGAAACCTACTTGTAGTAGATGAAGAAGGGCGTATACTGACTCTGCTCAAGAAGATAGAGGTCAGGCACCGCAGGCTAGCGCAAGGCCTAACCTACACACCCCCGCCCCCTCGTGGAAAAAGCCCATTCGCCGACCAAGATACTCTATTAGAAGGTCTTGATGCCAGCGGCTTAGAGATATCAAGATACCTTGGTAGGGAGTTAGCGTTATCACGCAAGTATGTTGAGGAGGTTCTCTTTAGGGCTGGTGTAGAGCCTAGAGCACGAAGCCTCACACAAGAGCAGAAGGCTAAGATCATAAGCGTAATCTCTGAGCTTAAAGAACTTATTCTGCGCAGGGGCAAACCGACCATCTTGTTGAAAGACGGTAGAGCAGTTGACGCCTCACCCTTCGAGCTCACAACCTACAGAGAGGGTGAGTGTAGATACACAAACAGCTTCATGGAGGCCGTAGACGAGGTTCAGACCCCAGCTCTACTCGAGGAGCTCAAGAAGAGAGAAGAGGAGCCGCTTCAGAAGAAGATAGAGGAGCTGAATAGAGCGCTTGAGGCACAAGCTAAAAGAAGGTTAGAGTTAAAGGAGCAAGCCGCTAAGCTGCGTGAACTCGCCACCCATCTAAGAAGACTAGGTGCTGAAGGAGCTGCTGAAGACCTAACAACACTACTCACAACACTCAACCTAGAATACAAAGAGAGTAGGGGTGAATACTTAGAGATTAAAGGGTTCACAGAACCCATCCAACTACCACTAAAAGCATCACCTATAAGCGCCGCATCAGCCCTCTTTGACGCTGCAAAGAGGGTAGAGGCTAAAGTTAGGGCGATAGAAGAGGCTGAAAGAAACCTATCTGAGAGAAAGGCGCAGATTCTAGCAGAAGCAGCTAGAGAAAGCGAGCTCAAACCTTTAAAGCGTGTCAGAGTAAAGAAGTGGTTCGAGAGGTATAGGTGGTTCTACACATCCAAGGGGCTTCTAGCGGTTGGAGGTAGAGATGCATCATCTAACACAGCCATACTCAGAAGACATACCCAAGAGAACGATCTCGTCTTCCACGCTGACTTACACGGCTCCCCCTTCTTCGTGCTAAAAGGCGGCGCAGAAGCAGATGAAGATAGCATAAAGGAGTGCTGCAAAGCAGTAGCAGCCTACAGCTCAGCTTGGAAGGCTGAGATCTCAGCGGTAGATGTCTACTGGGTTAAACCACCCCAAGTAAAATTCACAGGACCTTCTGGCACATACCTACCGAAGGGGGCTTTTCTGATAGAAGGCGAGAAGAACTGGGTAAAGAACGTTAAAGTCGAGGTTAGCGTCGGGGTCTCTACCTTGGATGATGATCTGGTTGTAATCGGCGGACCACCTGAAGCTCTAAAGGTGCATAGCCTAGCATACGCGGTCTTAATACCTGAGAAGGGTAAAGTGAGCGATGTGGCGAAGCGTGTTAAAGTGGAGCTGATGAAGATCGCTGGCAGAGAATTAAGCGCGAGGATCAAAGAGATACCCTTAGACGATTTCATAAGAGCATTACCTAGTGGAGGCGGAAGAATAGTTTCAACCCAGCTGGGTGAGCAAAAACAAAATAGAGTCTAG